Within the Merismopedia glauca CCAP 1448/3 genome, the region TACATCCCCAGTTAGCGCGAGTAGATACGCTGTTAATGCGTGCCATTCGAGAACCTGCCGGATTTGCTCACGTACTGGTGTACGGACCGAGCGGAGTGGGTAAGACAACGATGATTCGGCAGATTGCCAGACGCTTAAAGGAGAATATACCCGAACATAGAAGCAGTGTTGCCAATTCCTTGAGCTATCGTAGTGGGAGTCAGTCCCCGATGCCATTGTTGCTGTTAGAAACCCGACCGCCTGATGGTGGGGTGTTTAATCGGGCAGATTATTACCGCACGGCACTTAAACTTCTGGGAGAACCATTCTATGAGCGACGGGTACTGGTGGATATTGATGCCGAGCAAACATGGGAGAAAAAAGGACGAGGACGTACCAAAACCGCACAATTTAATGATTCTCCAGAGTTGCGTCAGGCTTTAGAAGAGGCAATGACCAAACGTGGAGTGCGGGCAGTGATTTTGGATGAAGCGCAGCACTTAATGAAGATTGGGACTGGTGCAAGTGCTGGTAAGCTTTTAGACCAGTTGGACTGGATTAAGTCCATGACCAATGTTACGGGTGTGCTACACATTCTGATTGGGACTTACGAACTGCTAAATTTCCGCAATTTAAGCGGACAAGCATCCCGGCGGGGACTGGATCTCCATTTTCCGCGTTATTTGTATCAGAATGAACAAGACCGTCAGGATTTTCAAGCCGCATTATTGGCACTTCTGATGCAAGTACCTATGAATGTTGATGTAAAAGAGCTAATGCAGCATTGGCTTTACTTTTATGAGCGTTCCCTTGGTTGTGTTGGGGTGCTTAAGGACTGGCTGATCCGGGCTGTGGCGGCAGCATTGCATGATGGTCACGATACTTTAAGTTTAGAACGGTTGCATGAACATACGCTCTCTCTTGCCCAATGTGAACGCATGGCGCTGGATACTACTGAGGGTGAACAAAAACTCTCTTATATGGAAAGTCGCCGTG harbors:
- a CDS encoding ATP-binding protein, with translation MENLFAEERNNQPESPLSPVETVAKLAQFKDYAVLHPQLARVDTLLMRAIREPAGFAHVLVYGPSGVGKTTMIRQIARRLKENIPEHRSSVANSLSYRSGSQSPMPLLLLETRPPDGGVFNRADYYRTALKLLGEPFYERRVLVDIDAEQTWEKKGRGRTKTAQFNDSPELRQALEEAMTKRGVRAVILDEAQHLMKIGTGASAGKLLDQLDWIKSMTNVTGVLHILIGTYELLNFRNLSGQASRRGLDLHFPRYLYQNEQDRQDFQAALLALLMQVPMNVDVKELMQHWLYFYERSLGCVGVLKDWLIRAVAAALHDGHDTLSLERLHEHTLSLAQCERMALDTTEGEQKLSYMESRREHLWHLLQIGMGSTSVPKTAVDLSLGAADVVASPPKSSKSRSKGVSACKAETYSLPSQAKRTRKKPVSSSDYETASATPSETFLEPAPKKKPTRKKTKQADSSISETSLETNITPSPTDEPKKIDETATQQEMPNTPKKSSGRVGQRKPKRDPVGLE